The following proteins are encoded in a genomic region of Balaenoptera ricei isolate mBalRic1 chromosome 14, mBalRic1.hap2, whole genome shotgun sequence:
- the SMTN gene encoding smoothelin isoform X3, with protein sequence MADETLAGLDEGALRKLLEVTADLAERRRIRSAIRELQRQELEREEEALASKRFRAERQDNKENWLHSQQREAEQRAALARLAGRLESMSDVEELTTLLRGAAEYEERKLIRAAIRRVRAQEIEAAILAGRLCSGRPNSGSREDSKGRAAHRLNRCEVPKPEEQEQQAEVPEPTPTPSGTSYDVTTVTLLLRAPPGGTPSSPASADSSPTTTSPEPPLEPAEAPCPATEALGSPEPPPSPPRAASPEPQEPPATPSTEGQVVNKLLRGPTEPPAAHGPTKGPSDTKRADLAGPRPCQRSLSVLSPRQPVQNREPTPLASGPSPFQRAGSVRDRVRKFTSDSPMAAGLQEGPLRAALGPSTPARLPGSSHISTTPASSSSGPSSRGPSDTSSQFNKDQRGTARPLAQLQSCSREEGPRGRGLAVRPLENRAGGPMARSEEPSAPLAVAVGTAEPGASMKTTFTIEIKDGRGQASTGRVLLPTGNQRAELTLGLRAPPTLLSTSSGGKSTITHISSPGNLARLGSVTHVTSFSHASPGSRGGCSIKMEPEPAEPPSAAVEVANGAEQTRVDKAPERRSPLSAEELMAIEDESVLDKMLDQTTDFEERKLIRAALRELRQRKRDQRDKERERRLQETRARPGEGRGNTATKTTTRHSQQTADGSAVSTVTKTERLVHSNDGRRTARTTTVESSFVRHSENGGGSTMMQTKTFSSSSSKKMGSIFDREDEASPRPGSLAALEKRQAEKKKELMKAQSLPKTSASQARKAMIEKLEKEGAACSSGGPRAAVQRSTSFGVPSANSIKQMLLDWCRAKTRGYEHVDIQNFSSSWSDGMAFCALVHNFFPEAFDYGQLSPQNRRQNFEVAFSSAETHADCPQLLDTEDMVRLREPDWKCVYTYIQEFYRCLVQKGLVKTKKS encoded by the exons ATGGCGGACGAAACATTAGCTGGGCTGGATGAGGGAGCCTTGCGGAAGCTG CTGGAGGTCACAGCAGATCTGGCAGAGCGGCGGCGCATCCGCTCAGCCATCCGGGAGCTGCAGCGGCAGGAGCTGGAGCGCGAGGAGGAGGCCCTGGCATCCAAGCGCTTCCGTGCCGAGCGGCAGGACAACAAGGAGAACTGGCTGCA CTCTCAGCAGCGGGAGGCTGAGCAGCGGGCTGCTCTGGCACGGCTGGCAGGACGGCTGGAGTCCATGAGTGATGTGGAGGAGCTGACCACACTG CTGCGAGGCGCTGCTGAGTACGAGGAACGCAAGCTGATCCGAGCTGCTATCCGCCGCGTACGGGCCCAGGAGATTGAGG CCGCCATATTGGCTGGAAGGTTGTGCAGCGGGCGTCCCAACAGTGGCTCAAGAGAGGACAGCAAGGGGCGGGCAGCACACAGGCTGAACCGGTGTGAG GTGCCGAAGCCAGAGGAACAGGAGCAGCAGGCAGAGGTCCCAGAGCCAACCCCGACCCCCAGTGGCACCAGCTATGACGTGACCACAGTGACACTACTGCTTCGGGCCCCACCTGGGGGCACACCCAGCTCACCTGCCTCAGCCGACAGTTCACCCACCACTACCTCTCCTGAGCCTCCACTGGAGCCTGCCGAGGCCCCATGCCCTGCCACTGAGGCTCTGGGCAGCCCCGAGCCACCTCCCAGCCCGCCCAGGGCTGCCAGCCCTGAGCCCCAGGAGCCTCCAGCCACCCCCAGCACGGAGGGGCAGGTGGTCAACAAG CTTCTGCGTGGCCCCACAGAGCCCCCTGCTGCCCACGGCCCTACCAAAGGTCCCTCCGACACAAAGAGAGCAG ACCTAGCTGGCCCTCGCCCCTGCCAACGCTCCCTGTCTGTGCTGAGCCCCCGCCAGCCAGTCCAGAACCGAG AGCCCACCCCCCTTGCCAGTGGACCTTCCCCGTTCCAGCGGGCTGGCTCCGTACGGGACCGTGTGCGCAAGTTCACATCCGATTCTCCTATGGCTGCTGGGCTCCAGGAAGGCCCACTCCGGGCAGCCCTAGGTCCCTCGACCCCTGCAAGGCTCCCAGGCTCCTCCCACATCAGCACCAcccctgcctcctcctccagTGGCCCCTCCTCACGGGGCCCCAGTGACACCTCCTCCCAGTTCAACAAGGATCAGCGAGGAACAGCCCGGCCCCTGGCCCAGCTTCAGAGCTGCTCCAGGGAGGAGGGCCCCAGGGGGCGGGGCTTGGCTGTCAGGCCCCTTGAAAACAGAGCAGGGGGGCCCATGGCCCGCTCAGAGGAGCCCAGTGCCCCGCTAGCCGTGGCCGTGGGCACTGCTGAGCCAGGGGCCAGTATGAAGACCACATTCACCATCGAGATCAAGGATGGCCGGGGCCAGGCCTCCACGGGCCGGGTGCTGCTGCCCACAGGCAACCAGAGGGCAG AACTGACGCTGGGGCTGCGGGCGCCCCCCACCCTCCTTAGCACCAGCAGTGGGGGCAAGAGCACCATCACCCATATCAGCAGCCCTGGGAACCTGGCTCGGCTGGGCAGTGTCACTCACGTCACCAGCTTCAGCCATGCCTCCCCTGGTAGCCGAGGAGGCTGCAGCATTAAG ATGGAGCCAGAACCAGCAGAGCCCCCCTCTGCAGCAGTGGAGGTGGCCAATGGCGCTGAGCAGACACGCGTGGACAAAGCACCAGAGAGGCGGAGCCCTCTGAGCGCCGAGGAGCTGATGGCCATTGAGGATGAGAGTGTCCTGGACAAGATG CTGGATCAGACTACGGACTTTGAGGAGCGGAAGCTCATCCGGGCTGCGCTACGTGAGCTCCGACAAAGGAAGAGAG ACCAGCGGGACAAGGAACGGGAACGGCGGCTGCAAGAGACACGGGCCCGGCCAGGGGAGGGCCGTGGCAACACGGCCACCAAGACCACCACGCGACACAGCCAACAGACAGCCGACGGCTCAGCTGTCAGCACTGTCACCAAGACCGAGCGGCTCGTCCACTCCA ATGATGGCAGACGGACGGCCCGCACCACCACGGTGGAGTCGAGTTTTGTGAGGCACTCAGAGA ATGGTGGTGGCAGCACCATGATGCAAACTAAGACCTTTTCCTCTTCATCATCCAAGAAGATGGGCAG TATCTTCGACCGAGAGGATGAGGCCAGCCCGCGGCCCGGCAGCCTAGCGGCGCTGGAGAAACGCCaagcagagaagaagaaagagctgATGAAGGCGCAGAGCCTGCCCAAGACCTCGGCCTCCCAGGCGCGCAAGGCCATGATTGAGAAGCTGGAGAAGGAAGGCGCCGCGTG CAGCTCTGGCGGACCCCGCGCAGCTGTGCAGCGCTCCACCAGCTTCGGTGTCCCCAGTGCCAACAGCATCAAGCAGATGTTGCTGGACTGGTGCCGAGCCAAGACGCGTGGCTACGAG CATGTGGACATCCAGAACTTCTCCTCGAGTTGGAGTGACGGGATGGCCTTCTGTGCCCTGGTGCACAACTTCTTCCCTGAGGCCTTCGATTATGGGCAGCTCAGCCCACAGAACCGGCGCCAGAACTTCGAGGTGGCCTTCTCATCTGCCGA GACCCATGCGGACTGCCCGCAGCTCCTGGACACAGAGGACATGGTGCGGCTTCGAGAGCCTGACTGGAAGTGCGTGTACACGTACATCCAGGAGTTCTACCGCTGTCTGGTCCAGAAGGGGCTGGTAAAAACCAAAAAGTCCTAA
- the SMTN gene encoding smoothelin isoform X5, with amino-acid sequence MADETLAGLDEGALRKLLEVTADLAERRRIRSAIRELQRQELEREEEALASKRFRAERQDNKENWLHSQQREAEQRAALARLAGRLESMSDVEELTTLLRGAAEYEERKLIRAAIRRVRAQEIEAAILAGRLCSGRPNSGSREDSKGRAAHRLNRCEVPKPEEQEQQAEVPEPTPTPSGTSYDVTTVTLLLRAPPGGTPSSPASADSSPTTTSPEPPLEPAEAPCPATEALGSPEPPPSPPRAASPEPQEPPATPSTEGQVVNKLLRGPTEPPAAHGPTKGPSDTKRADLAGPRPCQRSLSVLSPRQPVQNREPTPLASGPSPFQRAGSVRDRVRKFTSDSPMAAGLQEGPLRAALGPSTPARLPGSSHISTTPASSSSGPSSRGPSDTSSQFNKDQRGTARPLAQLQSCSREEGPRGRGLAVRPLENRAGGPMARSEEPSAPLAVAVGTAEPGASMKTTFTIEIKDGRGQASTGRVLLPTGNQRAELTLGLRAPPTLLSTSSGGKSTITHISSPGNLARLGSVTHVTSFSHASPGSRGGCSIKMEPEPAEPPSAAVEVANGAEQTRVDKAPERRSPLSAEELMAIEDESVLDKMLDQTTDFEERKLIRAALRELRQRKRDGGGSTMMQTKTFSSSSSKKMGSIFDREDEASPRPGSLAALEKRQAEKKKELMKAQSLPKTSASQARKAMIEKLEKEGAACSSGGPRAAVQRSTSFGVPSANSIKQMLLDWCRAKTRGYEHVDIQNFSSSWSDGMAFCALVHNFFPEAFDYGQLSPQNRRQNFEVAFSSAETHADCPQLLDTEDMVRLREPDWKCVYTYIQEFYRCLVQKGLVKTKKS; translated from the exons ATGGCGGACGAAACATTAGCTGGGCTGGATGAGGGAGCCTTGCGGAAGCTG CTGGAGGTCACAGCAGATCTGGCAGAGCGGCGGCGCATCCGCTCAGCCATCCGGGAGCTGCAGCGGCAGGAGCTGGAGCGCGAGGAGGAGGCCCTGGCATCCAAGCGCTTCCGTGCCGAGCGGCAGGACAACAAGGAGAACTGGCTGCA CTCTCAGCAGCGGGAGGCTGAGCAGCGGGCTGCTCTGGCACGGCTGGCAGGACGGCTGGAGTCCATGAGTGATGTGGAGGAGCTGACCACACTG CTGCGAGGCGCTGCTGAGTACGAGGAACGCAAGCTGATCCGAGCTGCTATCCGCCGCGTACGGGCCCAGGAGATTGAGG CCGCCATATTGGCTGGAAGGTTGTGCAGCGGGCGTCCCAACAGTGGCTCAAGAGAGGACAGCAAGGGGCGGGCAGCACACAGGCTGAACCGGTGTGAG GTGCCGAAGCCAGAGGAACAGGAGCAGCAGGCAGAGGTCCCAGAGCCAACCCCGACCCCCAGTGGCACCAGCTATGACGTGACCACAGTGACACTACTGCTTCGGGCCCCACCTGGGGGCACACCCAGCTCACCTGCCTCAGCCGACAGTTCACCCACCACTACCTCTCCTGAGCCTCCACTGGAGCCTGCCGAGGCCCCATGCCCTGCCACTGAGGCTCTGGGCAGCCCCGAGCCACCTCCCAGCCCGCCCAGGGCTGCCAGCCCTGAGCCCCAGGAGCCTCCAGCCACCCCCAGCACGGAGGGGCAGGTGGTCAACAAG CTTCTGCGTGGCCCCACAGAGCCCCCTGCTGCCCACGGCCCTACCAAAGGTCCCTCCGACACAAAGAGAGCAG ACCTAGCTGGCCCTCGCCCCTGCCAACGCTCCCTGTCTGTGCTGAGCCCCCGCCAGCCAGTCCAGAACCGAG AGCCCACCCCCCTTGCCAGTGGACCTTCCCCGTTCCAGCGGGCTGGCTCCGTACGGGACCGTGTGCGCAAGTTCACATCCGATTCTCCTATGGCTGCTGGGCTCCAGGAAGGCCCACTCCGGGCAGCCCTAGGTCCCTCGACCCCTGCAAGGCTCCCAGGCTCCTCCCACATCAGCACCAcccctgcctcctcctccagTGGCCCCTCCTCACGGGGCCCCAGTGACACCTCCTCCCAGTTCAACAAGGATCAGCGAGGAACAGCCCGGCCCCTGGCCCAGCTTCAGAGCTGCTCCAGGGAGGAGGGCCCCAGGGGGCGGGGCTTGGCTGTCAGGCCCCTTGAAAACAGAGCAGGGGGGCCCATGGCCCGCTCAGAGGAGCCCAGTGCCCCGCTAGCCGTGGCCGTGGGCACTGCTGAGCCAGGGGCCAGTATGAAGACCACATTCACCATCGAGATCAAGGATGGCCGGGGCCAGGCCTCCACGGGCCGGGTGCTGCTGCCCACAGGCAACCAGAGGGCAG AACTGACGCTGGGGCTGCGGGCGCCCCCCACCCTCCTTAGCACCAGCAGTGGGGGCAAGAGCACCATCACCCATATCAGCAGCCCTGGGAACCTGGCTCGGCTGGGCAGTGTCACTCACGTCACCAGCTTCAGCCATGCCTCCCCTGGTAGCCGAGGAGGCTGCAGCATTAAG ATGGAGCCAGAACCAGCAGAGCCCCCCTCTGCAGCAGTGGAGGTGGCCAATGGCGCTGAGCAGACACGCGTGGACAAAGCACCAGAGAGGCGGAGCCCTCTGAGCGCCGAGGAGCTGATGGCCATTGAGGATGAGAGTGTCCTGGACAAGATG CTGGATCAGACTACGGACTTTGAGGAGCGGAAGCTCATCCGGGCTGCGCTACGTGAGCTCCGACAAAGGAAGAGAG ATGGTGGTGGCAGCACCATGATGCAAACTAAGACCTTTTCCTCTTCATCATCCAAGAAGATGGGCAG TATCTTCGACCGAGAGGATGAGGCCAGCCCGCGGCCCGGCAGCCTAGCGGCGCTGGAGAAACGCCaagcagagaagaagaaagagctgATGAAGGCGCAGAGCCTGCCCAAGACCTCGGCCTCCCAGGCGCGCAAGGCCATGATTGAGAAGCTGGAGAAGGAAGGCGCCGCGTG CAGCTCTGGCGGACCCCGCGCAGCTGTGCAGCGCTCCACCAGCTTCGGTGTCCCCAGTGCCAACAGCATCAAGCAGATGTTGCTGGACTGGTGCCGAGCCAAGACGCGTGGCTACGAG CATGTGGACATCCAGAACTTCTCCTCGAGTTGGAGTGACGGGATGGCCTTCTGTGCCCTGGTGCACAACTTCTTCCCTGAGGCCTTCGATTATGGGCAGCTCAGCCCACAGAACCGGCGCCAGAACTTCGAGGTGGCCTTCTCATCTGCCGA GACCCATGCGGACTGCCCGCAGCTCCTGGACACAGAGGACATGGTGCGGCTTCGAGAGCCTGACTGGAAGTGCGTGTACACGTACATCCAGGAGTTCTACCGCTGTCTGGTCCAGAAGGGGCTGGTAAAAACCAAAAAGTCCTAA
- the SMTN gene encoding smoothelin isoform X1, whose translation MADETLAGLDEGALRKLLEVTADLAERRRIRSAIRELQRQELEREEEALASKRFRAERQDNKENWLHSQQREAEQRAALARLAGRLESMSDVEELTTLLRGAAEYEERKLIRAAIRRVRAQEIEAAILAGRLCSGRPNSGSREDSKGRAAHRLNRCEVPKPEEQEQQAEVPEPTPTPSGTSYDVTTVTLLLRAPPGGTPSSPASADSSPTTTSPEPPLEPAEAPCPATEALGSPEPPPSPPRAASPEPQEPPATPSTEGQVVNKLLRGPTEPPAAHGPTKGPSDTKRADLAGPRPCQRSLSVLSPRQPVQNREPTPLASGPSPFQRAGSVRDRVRKFTSDSPMAAGLQEGPLRAALGPSTPARLPGSSHISTTPASSSSGPSSRGPSDTSSQFNKDQRGTARPLAQLQSCSREEGPRGRGLAVRPLENRAGGPMARSEEPSAPLAVAVGTAEPGASMKTTFTIEIKDGRGQASTGRVLLPTGNQRAELTLGLRAPPTLLSTSSGGKSTITHISSPGNLARLGSVTHVTSFSHASPGSRGGCSIKMEPEPAEPPSAAVEVANGAEQTRVDKAPERRSPLSAEELMAIEDESVLDKMLDQTTDFEERKLIRAALRELRQRKRDQRDKERERRLQETRARPGEGRGNTATKTTTRHSQQTADGSAVSTVTKTERLVHSNDGRRTARTTTVESSFVRHSENGGGSTMMQTKTFSSSSSKKMGSIFDREDEASPRPGSLAALEKRQAEKKKELMKAQSLPKTSASQARKAMIEKLEKEGAACSSGGPRAAVQRSTSFGVPSANSIKQMLLDWCRAKTRGYEHVDIQNFSSSWSDGMAFCALVHNFFPEAFDYGQLSPQNRRQNFEVAFSSAEMLVDCVPLVEVEDMMIMGKKPDPKCVFTYVQSLYNHLRRHELRLHGKNV comes from the exons ATGGCGGACGAAACATTAGCTGGGCTGGATGAGGGAGCCTTGCGGAAGCTG CTGGAGGTCACAGCAGATCTGGCAGAGCGGCGGCGCATCCGCTCAGCCATCCGGGAGCTGCAGCGGCAGGAGCTGGAGCGCGAGGAGGAGGCCCTGGCATCCAAGCGCTTCCGTGCCGAGCGGCAGGACAACAAGGAGAACTGGCTGCA CTCTCAGCAGCGGGAGGCTGAGCAGCGGGCTGCTCTGGCACGGCTGGCAGGACGGCTGGAGTCCATGAGTGATGTGGAGGAGCTGACCACACTG CTGCGAGGCGCTGCTGAGTACGAGGAACGCAAGCTGATCCGAGCTGCTATCCGCCGCGTACGGGCCCAGGAGATTGAGG CCGCCATATTGGCTGGAAGGTTGTGCAGCGGGCGTCCCAACAGTGGCTCAAGAGAGGACAGCAAGGGGCGGGCAGCACACAGGCTGAACCGGTGTGAG GTGCCGAAGCCAGAGGAACAGGAGCAGCAGGCAGAGGTCCCAGAGCCAACCCCGACCCCCAGTGGCACCAGCTATGACGTGACCACAGTGACACTACTGCTTCGGGCCCCACCTGGGGGCACACCCAGCTCACCTGCCTCAGCCGACAGTTCACCCACCACTACCTCTCCTGAGCCTCCACTGGAGCCTGCCGAGGCCCCATGCCCTGCCACTGAGGCTCTGGGCAGCCCCGAGCCACCTCCCAGCCCGCCCAGGGCTGCCAGCCCTGAGCCCCAGGAGCCTCCAGCCACCCCCAGCACGGAGGGGCAGGTGGTCAACAAG CTTCTGCGTGGCCCCACAGAGCCCCCTGCTGCCCACGGCCCTACCAAAGGTCCCTCCGACACAAAGAGAGCAG ACCTAGCTGGCCCTCGCCCCTGCCAACGCTCCCTGTCTGTGCTGAGCCCCCGCCAGCCAGTCCAGAACCGAG AGCCCACCCCCCTTGCCAGTGGACCTTCCCCGTTCCAGCGGGCTGGCTCCGTACGGGACCGTGTGCGCAAGTTCACATCCGATTCTCCTATGGCTGCTGGGCTCCAGGAAGGCCCACTCCGGGCAGCCCTAGGTCCCTCGACCCCTGCAAGGCTCCCAGGCTCCTCCCACATCAGCACCAcccctgcctcctcctccagTGGCCCCTCCTCACGGGGCCCCAGTGACACCTCCTCCCAGTTCAACAAGGATCAGCGAGGAACAGCCCGGCCCCTGGCCCAGCTTCAGAGCTGCTCCAGGGAGGAGGGCCCCAGGGGGCGGGGCTTGGCTGTCAGGCCCCTTGAAAACAGAGCAGGGGGGCCCATGGCCCGCTCAGAGGAGCCCAGTGCCCCGCTAGCCGTGGCCGTGGGCACTGCTGAGCCAGGGGCCAGTATGAAGACCACATTCACCATCGAGATCAAGGATGGCCGGGGCCAGGCCTCCACGGGCCGGGTGCTGCTGCCCACAGGCAACCAGAGGGCAG AACTGACGCTGGGGCTGCGGGCGCCCCCCACCCTCCTTAGCACCAGCAGTGGGGGCAAGAGCACCATCACCCATATCAGCAGCCCTGGGAACCTGGCTCGGCTGGGCAGTGTCACTCACGTCACCAGCTTCAGCCATGCCTCCCCTGGTAGCCGAGGAGGCTGCAGCATTAAG ATGGAGCCAGAACCAGCAGAGCCCCCCTCTGCAGCAGTGGAGGTGGCCAATGGCGCTGAGCAGACACGCGTGGACAAAGCACCAGAGAGGCGGAGCCCTCTGAGCGCCGAGGAGCTGATGGCCATTGAGGATGAGAGTGTCCTGGACAAGATG CTGGATCAGACTACGGACTTTGAGGAGCGGAAGCTCATCCGGGCTGCGCTACGTGAGCTCCGACAAAGGAAGAGAG ACCAGCGGGACAAGGAACGGGAACGGCGGCTGCAAGAGACACGGGCCCGGCCAGGGGAGGGCCGTGGCAACACGGCCACCAAGACCACCACGCGACACAGCCAACAGACAGCCGACGGCTCAGCTGTCAGCACTGTCACCAAGACCGAGCGGCTCGTCCACTCCA ATGATGGCAGACGGACGGCCCGCACCACCACGGTGGAGTCGAGTTTTGTGAGGCACTCAGAGA ATGGTGGTGGCAGCACCATGATGCAAACTAAGACCTTTTCCTCTTCATCATCCAAGAAGATGGGCAG TATCTTCGACCGAGAGGATGAGGCCAGCCCGCGGCCCGGCAGCCTAGCGGCGCTGGAGAAACGCCaagcagagaagaagaaagagctgATGAAGGCGCAGAGCCTGCCCAAGACCTCGGCCTCCCAGGCGCGCAAGGCCATGATTGAGAAGCTGGAGAAGGAAGGCGCCGCGTG CAGCTCTGGCGGACCCCGCGCAGCTGTGCAGCGCTCCACCAGCTTCGGTGTCCCCAGTGCCAACAGCATCAAGCAGATGTTGCTGGACTGGTGCCGAGCCAAGACGCGTGGCTACGAG CATGTGGACATCCAGAACTTCTCCTCGAGTTGGAGTGACGGGATGGCCTTCTGTGCCCTGGTGCACAACTTCTTCCCTGAGGCCTTCGATTATGGGCAGCTCAGCCCACAGAACCGGCGCCAGAACTTCGAGGTGGCCTTCTCATCTGCCGA
- the SMTN gene encoding smoothelin isoform X2, producing MADETLAGLDEGALRKLLEVTADLAERRRIRSAIRELQRQELEREEEALASKRFRAERQDNKENWLHSQQREAEQRAALARLAGRLESMSDVEELTTLLRGAAEYEERKLIRAAIRRVRAQEIEAAILAGRLCSGRPNSGSREDSKGRAAHRLNRCEVPKPEEQEQQAEVPEPTPTPSGTSYDVTTVTLLLRAPPGGTPSSPASADSSPTTTSPEPPLEPAEAPCPATEALGSPEPPPSPPRAASPEPQEPPATPSTEGQVVNKLLRGPTEPPAAHGPTKGPSDTKRADLAGPRPCQRSLSVLSPRQPVQNREPTPLASGPSPFQRAGSVRDRVRKFTSDSPMAAGLQEGPLRAALGPSTPARLPGSSHISTTPASSSSGPSSRGPSDTSSQFNKDQRGTARPLAQLQSCSREEGPRGRGLAVRPLENRAGGPMARSEEPSAPLAVAVGTAEPGASMKTTFTIEIKDGRGQASTGRVLLPTGNQRAELTLGLRAPPTLLSTSSGGKSTITHISSPGNLARLGSVTHVTSFSHASPGSRGGCSIKMEPEPAEPPSAAVEVANGAEQTRVDKAPERRSPLSAEELMAIEDESVLDKMLDQTTDFEERKLIRAALRELRQRKRDQRDKERERRLQETRARPGEGRGNTATKTTTRHSQQTADGSAVSTVTKTERLVHSNDGRRTARTTTVESSFVRHSENGGGSTMMQTKTFSSSSSKKMGSIFDREDEASPRPGSLAALEKRQAEKKKELMKAQSLPKTSASQARKAMIEKLEKEGAACSGGPRAAVQRSTSFGVPSANSIKQMLLDWCRAKTRGYEHVDIQNFSSSWSDGMAFCALVHNFFPEAFDYGQLSPQNRRQNFEVAFSSAEMLVDCVPLVEVEDMMIMGKKPDPKCVFTYVQSLYNHLRRHELRLHGKNV from the exons ATGGCGGACGAAACATTAGCTGGGCTGGATGAGGGAGCCTTGCGGAAGCTG CTGGAGGTCACAGCAGATCTGGCAGAGCGGCGGCGCATCCGCTCAGCCATCCGGGAGCTGCAGCGGCAGGAGCTGGAGCGCGAGGAGGAGGCCCTGGCATCCAAGCGCTTCCGTGCCGAGCGGCAGGACAACAAGGAGAACTGGCTGCA CTCTCAGCAGCGGGAGGCTGAGCAGCGGGCTGCTCTGGCACGGCTGGCAGGACGGCTGGAGTCCATGAGTGATGTGGAGGAGCTGACCACACTG CTGCGAGGCGCTGCTGAGTACGAGGAACGCAAGCTGATCCGAGCTGCTATCCGCCGCGTACGGGCCCAGGAGATTGAGG CCGCCATATTGGCTGGAAGGTTGTGCAGCGGGCGTCCCAACAGTGGCTCAAGAGAGGACAGCAAGGGGCGGGCAGCACACAGGCTGAACCGGTGTGAG GTGCCGAAGCCAGAGGAACAGGAGCAGCAGGCAGAGGTCCCAGAGCCAACCCCGACCCCCAGTGGCACCAGCTATGACGTGACCACAGTGACACTACTGCTTCGGGCCCCACCTGGGGGCACACCCAGCTCACCTGCCTCAGCCGACAGTTCACCCACCACTACCTCTCCTGAGCCTCCACTGGAGCCTGCCGAGGCCCCATGCCCTGCCACTGAGGCTCTGGGCAGCCCCGAGCCACCTCCCAGCCCGCCCAGGGCTGCCAGCCCTGAGCCCCAGGAGCCTCCAGCCACCCCCAGCACGGAGGGGCAGGTGGTCAACAAG CTTCTGCGTGGCCCCACAGAGCCCCCTGCTGCCCACGGCCCTACCAAAGGTCCCTCCGACACAAAGAGAGCAG ACCTAGCTGGCCCTCGCCCCTGCCAACGCTCCCTGTCTGTGCTGAGCCCCCGCCAGCCAGTCCAGAACCGAG AGCCCACCCCCCTTGCCAGTGGACCTTCCCCGTTCCAGCGGGCTGGCTCCGTACGGGACCGTGTGCGCAAGTTCACATCCGATTCTCCTATGGCTGCTGGGCTCCAGGAAGGCCCACTCCGGGCAGCCCTAGGTCCCTCGACCCCTGCAAGGCTCCCAGGCTCCTCCCACATCAGCACCAcccctgcctcctcctccagTGGCCCCTCCTCACGGGGCCCCAGTGACACCTCCTCCCAGTTCAACAAGGATCAGCGAGGAACAGCCCGGCCCCTGGCCCAGCTTCAGAGCTGCTCCAGGGAGGAGGGCCCCAGGGGGCGGGGCTTGGCTGTCAGGCCCCTTGAAAACAGAGCAGGGGGGCCCATGGCCCGCTCAGAGGAGCCCAGTGCCCCGCTAGCCGTGGCCGTGGGCACTGCTGAGCCAGGGGCCAGTATGAAGACCACATTCACCATCGAGATCAAGGATGGCCGGGGCCAGGCCTCCACGGGCCGGGTGCTGCTGCCCACAGGCAACCAGAGGGCAG AACTGACGCTGGGGCTGCGGGCGCCCCCCACCCTCCTTAGCACCAGCAGTGGGGGCAAGAGCACCATCACCCATATCAGCAGCCCTGGGAACCTGGCTCGGCTGGGCAGTGTCACTCACGTCACCAGCTTCAGCCATGCCTCCCCTGGTAGCCGAGGAGGCTGCAGCATTAAG ATGGAGCCAGAACCAGCAGAGCCCCCCTCTGCAGCAGTGGAGGTGGCCAATGGCGCTGAGCAGACACGCGTGGACAAAGCACCAGAGAGGCGGAGCCCTCTGAGCGCCGAGGAGCTGATGGCCATTGAGGATGAGAGTGTCCTGGACAAGATG CTGGATCAGACTACGGACTTTGAGGAGCGGAAGCTCATCCGGGCTGCGCTACGTGAGCTCCGACAAAGGAAGAGAG ACCAGCGGGACAAGGAACGGGAACGGCGGCTGCAAGAGACACGGGCCCGGCCAGGGGAGGGCCGTGGCAACACGGCCACCAAGACCACCACGCGACACAGCCAACAGACAGCCGACGGCTCAGCTGTCAGCACTGTCACCAAGACCGAGCGGCTCGTCCACTCCA ATGATGGCAGACGGACGGCCCGCACCACCACGGTGGAGTCGAGTTTTGTGAGGCACTCAGAGA ATGGTGGTGGCAGCACCATGATGCAAACTAAGACCTTTTCCTCTTCATCATCCAAGAAGATGGGCAG TATCTTCGACCGAGAGGATGAGGCCAGCCCGCGGCCCGGCAGCCTAGCGGCGCTGGAGAAACGCCaagcagagaagaagaaagagctgATGAAGGCGCAGAGCCTGCCCAAGACCTCGGCCTCCCAGGCGCGCAAGGCCATGATTGAGAAGCTGGAGAAGGAAGGCGCCGCGTG CTCTGGCGGACCCCGCGCAGCTGTGCAGCGCTCCACCAGCTTCGGTGTCCCCAGTGCCAACAGCATCAAGCAGATGTTGCTGGACTGGTGCCGAGCCAAGACGCGTGGCTACGAG CATGTGGACATCCAGAACTTCTCCTCGAGTTGGAGTGACGGGATGGCCTTCTGTGCCCTGGTGCACAACTTCTTCCCTGAGGCCTTCGATTATGGGCAGCTCAGCCCACAGAACCGGCGCCAGAACTTCGAGGTGGCCTTCTCATCTGCCGA